In a single window of the Sulfurimonas sp. hsl 1-7 genome:
- a CDS encoding thioredoxin fold domain-containing protein: MNFYKKLLLLPLLSISLYANYWDDYNLFAKYMGYERDYNKAITIAKKEKKDLLVILVSDGCPFCHRLVDTILTKKEIREYINKKYIKLIINKDTDKNYPKNLVRPFEPVTYIIDAPSGQIIDEIDGWQEEESYLWHL; the protein is encoded by the coding sequence ATGAATTTTTATAAGAAACTATTATTATTACCATTATTGTCAATTTCTTTATATGCCAATTATTGGGATGATTATAACCTTTTTGCAAAATATATGGGATATGAAAGAGATTACAATAAAGCAATTACCATTGCTAAAAAAGAGAAGAAAGATCTTCTCGTAATTTTAGTAAGCGATGGTTGCCCTTTTTGTCACCGTCTTGTAGATACAATACTTACAAAAAAAGAGATACGAGAATATATCAACAAAAAATATATCAAACTTATTATAAATAAAGATACAGATAAAAACTATCCTAAAAACCTAGTAAGACCGTTTGAACCAGTCACATACATTATAGACGCTCCTAGCGGGCAGATTATCGATGAGATTGATGGTTGGCAGGAAGAAGAGAGTTACTTATGGCACCTTTAA
- a CDS encoding MerR family transcriptional regulator, with translation MEYKISEVVAKTNVPKSTILYYIKEGLLPEAKKIKANVHKYNDEHIELIKYIKYMQESMGSSIEEIKLALEKKNDSFSGSYTMLAPLMSTLSGDNGLEHYTKQDFIENFEIDTELLDKLLADGIVIPAQEDSFTKKDASIITLAEYFLEVGLDYEILKEYIKHAKEIAKLEQKMQKTLCNIKTEENFSLLWKIMFETLFNAKEYIFNRSTYEFLREALKEEIETNK, from the coding sequence ATGGAGTATAAGATCTCTGAAGTGGTTGCAAAAACCAATGTTCCTAAGTCAACTATTTTATATTATATTAAAGAGGGTTTACTTCCCGAAGCAAAAAAGATTAAAGCTAATGTACATAAATATAACGATGAACATATAGAACTGATCAAATACATTAAATATATGCAAGAGAGCATGGGAAGCTCAATAGAAGAGATTAAACTAGCCCTAGAGAAGAAAAATGACTCATTCTCAGGTTCATACACTATGCTAGCACCCCTTATGAGTACACTCAGCGGTGACAATGGGCTTGAGCACTACACTAAACAAGACTTCATAGAAAACTTTGAGATTGATACAGAGTTATTAGATAAATTATTGGCTGACGGTATCGTTATCCCTGCTCAGGAAGACAGTTTTACAAAAAAAGATGCTTCAATCATAACACTGGCTGAATACTTCTTAGAGGTTGGTTTAGATTACGAGATCTTAAAAGAGTATATTAAACATGCTAAAGAGATTGCAAAACTTGAACAAAAGATGCAAAAAACTCTTTGTAATATAAAAACTGAGGAGAACTTCTCTTTGTTGTGGAAAATTATGTTTGAGACACTCTTTAATGCAAAAGAGTATATCTTTAACCGTTCGACGTATGAATTTTTAAGAGAAGCTCTTAAAGAAGAGATCGAGACCAATAAGTAA
- a CDS encoding carboxymuconolactone decarboxylase family protein: MSYIDLPEFEDMSPKIQDKARPILEKTGSLGEIFKLLAIDEKIYFATDAMVQGYLLDETYLSYDVKEAIALLISQENSCKMCVGVHKNIAKMLGVSEEKIEAVLNGIDTMPVDQKEKDLLHFCVRASKKDNYKMQQEDLEKLFQLGWSKNEVIEAVAIVGYFNYINTLSNVFGLGE; this comes from the coding sequence ATGTCTTATATAGATTTACCGGAATTTGAAGATATGAGTCCTAAGATTCAAGACAAAGCAAGACCTATTTTAGAAAAAACAGGAAGCTTAGGTGAAATCTTCAAACTTCTAGCGATAGATGAAAAGATCTATTTTGCGACAGATGCAATGGTGCAGGGGTACCTTTTAGATGAAACATATTTAAGTTATGACGTTAAAGAGGCTATCGCACTACTTATCTCTCAAGAAAATAGTTGTAAAATGTGCGTCGGAGTTCATAAAAACATCGCAAAAATGTTGGGTGTGAGTGAAGAGAAGATTGAAGCTGTTTTAAACGGCATTGACACTATGCCTGTTGATCAGAAAGAGAAAGATTTATTACATTTTTGTGTAAGAGCTTCTAAAAAAGACAACTACAAAATGCAACAAGAAGATCTTGAGAAACTGTTTCAGCTTGGCTGGAGTAAAAATGAGGTGATCGAGGCTGTTGCGATAGTAGGGTATTTTAATTACATCAATACACTTTCAAATGTTTTTGGTTTAGGAGAGTAA
- a CDS encoding DUF1566 domain-containing protein, producing the protein MLRKFAAVFLVFSAIAMSAQESYVVDKKHDLMWQDSDEKVIDIWKMARSHCSQLTLGGYDNWRLPTKWELVELSKDSKLKQTFQYMKHNVFWSSDDDPKDHFNAITVYSGNGFISSSDKCEEYATICVRTNR; encoded by the coding sequence ATGCTGAGAAAGTTTGCGGCCGTTTTTCTTGTATTTAGCGCTATTGCTATGAGTGCACAAGAGAGTTATGTAGTGGACAAAAAGCATGACTTGATGTGGCAGGATAGTGATGAAAAAGTTATAGATATTTGGAAAATGGCTAGAAGTCATTGTTCGCAGTTAACTCTAGGTGGGTATGACAACTGGAGATTACCTACCAAATGGGAATTAGTAGAGTTATCTAAAGACAGTAAACTGAAACAAACTTTTCAATATATGAAGCATAATGTCTTTTGGAGTTCAGATGATGATCCAAAAGACCATTTTAATGCGATTACCGTTTATAGCGGTAACGGATTTATCTCCAGCAGTGACAAGTGTGAAGAGTATGCTACGATATGTGTAAGAACAAACAGATAG